A single region of the Mycobacterium lentiflavum genome encodes:
- a CDS encoding aldehyde dehydrogenase encodes MYDRDQLFIDGKWAAPASGQDPISVVSPHSEAVIGHAVCAGPADVDRAVEAARAAFDTGPWPRLPPAERIEAITRLAGVYNERRADMAALISAEIGAPISFAKRAQVRLPLTMMSAFCTFAADYPWCQDRPGLYGKNIRIRKVPVGVVAAVVPWNMPQFLTVTKVIPALLAGCSVVLKPAPESALDAQLLADLVAAADLPPGVFNVLPGGRDVGELLVRHPGVDKVSFTGSTVAGRQVALACAEGLKQVSLELGGKSAAIVLDDADPATAATGIQMASLANSGQVCNALSRILVPEKRKDEFVDALAAGMASMTVGDPADPNTQIGPLVAQRQQERVRGYIEAGKSEGARLVTGGADMPDGLDTGWYVRPTLFSDASNDMRIAREEIFGPVLTVISYRGEDEAIRIANDSEYGLAGSVFTTDVERGYGVAARIRSGTFGVNEGYIMDPAAPFGGVKNSGYGRELGTEGIDSYTVSQSISTAG; translated from the coding sequence ATGTACGACAGGGACCAACTCTTCATCGACGGGAAGTGGGCGGCCCCTGCTTCGGGCCAGGATCCCATCTCGGTGGTCTCCCCGCACAGTGAGGCCGTCATCGGCCACGCGGTTTGCGCCGGACCCGCGGACGTCGACCGCGCGGTCGAGGCCGCCCGGGCCGCCTTCGACACCGGCCCGTGGCCACGTCTGCCGCCGGCGGAGCGCATCGAGGCCATCACCCGGCTGGCCGGCGTCTACAACGAGCGGCGAGCCGATATGGCCGCACTGATCTCGGCCGAGATCGGCGCCCCGATCAGCTTCGCCAAAAGGGCACAGGTCCGGCTACCGCTGACCATGATGTCGGCGTTCTGCACCTTCGCCGCCGACTACCCATGGTGCCAGGATCGGCCGGGGCTCTACGGCAAGAACATCCGGATCCGCAAGGTTCCGGTCGGCGTCGTCGCCGCGGTGGTGCCGTGGAACATGCCGCAATTCCTCACCGTCACCAAGGTGATACCGGCGCTGCTGGCCGGTTGTTCGGTGGTGCTCAAGCCCGCGCCCGAGTCGGCGCTTGATGCGCAGCTGCTCGCCGATCTGGTTGCGGCAGCAGATCTTCCGCCCGGTGTGTTCAACGTGCTGCCCGGGGGGCGTGACGTCGGCGAGCTGCTGGTGCGGCATCCGGGCGTCGACAAGGTCTCGTTCACCGGCTCCACGGTGGCCGGCCGGCAGGTGGCCCTTGCCTGCGCCGAAGGGCTGAAGCAGGTGAGCCTGGAACTGGGTGGCAAGTCGGCGGCCATTGTGCTCGACGACGCGGACCCCGCGACCGCGGCGACCGGCATTCAGATGGCCAGCCTGGCCAACAGCGGCCAGGTCTGCAACGCACTGAGCCGGATCCTGGTGCCCGAGAAGCGCAAGGACGAATTCGTCGACGCGCTGGCCGCCGGGATGGCGTCGATGACCGTCGGCGACCCGGCCGATCCCAACACCCAGATCGGTCCGCTGGTGGCCCAGCGCCAGCAGGAGCGCGTCCGCGGTTACATCGAAGCGGGCAAAAGCGAAGGGGCGCGGCTGGTTACCGGCGGCGCTGACATGCCCGACGGCCTGGACACCGGTTGGTATGTACGCCCGACGCTGTTCAGCGACGCGAGCAACGACATGCGGATTGCGCGTGAGGAGATCTTCGGCCCGGTCCTGACGGTCATCTCCTACCGCGGCGAGGATGAGGCGATTCGCATCGCCAACGACTCCGAATACGGGCTGGCCGGATCGGTGTTCACCACCGACGTCGAACGCGGGTACGGGGTCGCGGCCCGGATTCGATCCGGTACCTTCGGCGTCAACGAGGGTTACATCATGGACCCGGCCGCGCCGTTCGGTGGCGTCAAGAACAGCGGATACGGCCGCGAGCTCGGCACCGAGGGAATCGACAGTTACACTGTGAGCCAATCGATTTCGACGGCCGGCTAA
- a CDS encoding PPOX class F420-dependent oxidoreductase, translated as MAVSFQDVIKSKYLLLTTFTKDGRPKPTAIWGVPEGDKLLVITDDGSWKTKRINNTPRVTIAKSGALGKPKSEEVEGVARVLPKSETQRVYNAVLKRYWYHAPWFYVHSIVRGGIDKVHVGLEIKPAG; from the coding sequence GTGGCTGTGAGCTTTCAGGACGTCATCAAGTCCAAATACCTGCTGTTGACGACATTCACCAAGGACGGTCGTCCGAAGCCCACGGCGATCTGGGGTGTGCCCGAAGGCGACAAGCTTCTCGTCATCACCGACGACGGCTCCTGGAAAACCAAGCGGATCAACAACACGCCACGGGTGACCATCGCCAAGAGCGGGGCCCTGGGCAAACCCAAGAGCGAAGAGGTCGAGGGGGTCGCCCGGGTGCTGCCCAAGTCCGAGACTCAGCGGGTCTACAACGCCGTGCTGAAGCGGTACTGGTATCACGCCCCGTGGTTCTACGTGCACTCGATCGTGCGCGGCGGCATCGACAAGGTCCACGTCGGCCTCGAGATCAAACCCGCCGGTTAG
- a CDS encoding SDR family NAD(P)-dependent oxidoreductase, whose product MRILITGGTGFVGGWTAKAIANAGHSVRFLVRNPDRLHTSVAKLGVDVSDFAVGDITDRVSVREALQGCDAVVHSAALVATDPRQTNEMLTTNMQGAQNVLGQAVELGLDPIVHVSSFTALFHPNLETLSADLPVVGGADGYGTSKAQVEIYARGLQDAGAPVNITYPGMVLGPPVGDQYGEAGQGVKSLLDLHVVPGRGAAWLIVDARDVAALHVALLEPGRGPRRYMAGGHRVSVGELARMFGEVADTPMVAVPVPDTIIRAAGAVLDVATPYLPFNTPFTAAGMQYYTQMPASDDSPSEKELGITYRDPRETVADTIDALRSADSG is encoded by the coding sequence GTGCGAATTCTGATAACGGGCGGTACTGGATTTGTGGGTGGGTGGACCGCCAAGGCCATCGCCAACGCGGGGCACTCGGTTCGGTTCCTGGTGCGCAACCCTGATCGGCTACACACCTCGGTCGCGAAACTCGGCGTCGATGTGTCGGACTTTGCCGTCGGGGACATCACCGATCGCGTCTCGGTGCGCGAAGCGTTGCAGGGGTGCGACGCCGTCGTGCACAGCGCCGCACTGGTGGCCACCGATCCCCGGCAGACCAACGAGATGCTGACCACCAACATGCAGGGCGCGCAGAACGTGCTCGGGCAGGCGGTCGAGCTCGGCCTGGACCCGATCGTGCACGTCTCCAGCTTTACCGCGCTGTTTCATCCCAACCTGGAGACGCTGTCGGCGGACCTGCCGGTGGTCGGCGGGGCCGACGGCTACGGAACGTCCAAGGCTCAGGTCGAGATCTACGCCCGCGGCCTGCAGGACGCCGGCGCGCCGGTGAACATCACCTATCCCGGGATGGTCCTCGGGCCGCCGGTCGGTGATCAATACGGGGAAGCCGGCCAAGGCGTGAAGTCGCTGCTGGACCTGCACGTCGTGCCCGGGCGAGGCGCGGCTTGGTTAATCGTCGATGCCCGCGACGTGGCCGCGCTGCACGTGGCGCTGCTGGAACCCGGGCGCGGGCCGCGGCGCTATATGGCGGGCGGTCACCGCGTCTCCGTCGGCGAGCTGGCGAGGATGTTCGGCGAGGTGGCCGACACCCCGATGGTCGCCGTGCCGGTTCCCGACACCATAATCCGCGCCGCGGGAGCGGTTCTCGATGTCGCGACGCCATATCTGCCGTTCAACACGCCGTTCACCGCGGCGGGGATGCAGTACTACACGCAAATGCCGGCATCGGATGACTCGCCCAGCGAAAAAGAGCTCGGCATCACCTACCGGGATCCGCGCGAAACGGTGGCCGACACCATCGATGCGCTGCGCAGCGCCGACAGCGGCTAG
- a CDS encoding TetR/AcrR family transcriptional regulator, with translation MLVAATSQIMVEEGYAAATSRRVAAKAGVKPALVHYYFPTMDELYLAVFRSGAAVYLERQQAALSSDRPLHAFWETLIAPKDTRLLLEFMGLANHRKEIRAEIAAWSDRWREQQITALNFIIRQHDIDTEEFPPAAIAVFIASIGRTLILEEGLGSSGGHAAAIALVNRLLDRFEMPEPKTRRDRDTQG, from the coding sequence ATGTTGGTCGCCGCGACGAGTCAGATCATGGTCGAGGAGGGTTATGCCGCGGCGACGTCGCGTCGGGTGGCCGCCAAGGCCGGCGTCAAACCGGCCTTGGTGCACTACTACTTCCCCACGATGGACGAACTGTATCTGGCCGTCTTCCGCAGCGGTGCCGCCGTTTACCTAGAACGGCAGCAGGCGGCGCTGTCATCCGACCGTCCGCTGCACGCCTTCTGGGAAACACTGATCGCACCCAAGGACACCCGGCTGCTGCTGGAATTCATGGGACTTGCCAACCACCGCAAGGAGATTCGCGCTGAGATCGCGGCATGGTCGGACCGGTGGCGCGAGCAACAAATCACCGCGCTGAACTTCATCATCCGCCAACATGACATCGACACCGAGGAGTTCCCGCCGGCGGCCATCGCGGTCTTCATCGCCTCAATCGGCCGCACCCTGATCCTGGAAGAGGGGCTGGGTTCCTCCGGGGGCCACGCCGCGGCCATCGCGCTGGTGAACCGACTGCTGGACCGATTCGAGATGCCGGAACCCAAGACCCGCCGGGATCGCGACACGCAGGGCTGA
- a CDS encoding SDR family NAD(P)-dependent oxidoreductase, with the protein MSAKTAVVTGGASGIGRACAERLRKDGFQVAVIDLSPTDDGFGQVADVTDRAQVDAAMSAIRDALGPIQVLINAAGMEGFKKFLSMSFEEWSKVIDVNLNGVFNTIQSVLPDMVEAGWGRIINISSSSTHSGQPFMAHYVAAKSAVNGLTKSLALEYGPSGITVNAVPPGFVDTPMLRSAESRHLLGGTVEDHIARTPVRRVGRPEDIAAACAFFASEEAGYITGQILGVNGGRNT; encoded by the coding sequence TTGAGCGCGAAGACAGCGGTTGTGACGGGCGGTGCCTCGGGGATTGGCCGGGCCTGCGCCGAAAGGTTGCGCAAAGACGGATTTCAGGTGGCCGTCATCGACCTGTCTCCCACCGACGACGGGTTCGGCCAGGTCGCCGACGTCACCGATCGGGCGCAGGTCGACGCCGCGATGTCGGCGATCCGCGACGCGCTCGGCCCGATCCAGGTGCTGATCAACGCCGCCGGCATGGAAGGCTTCAAAAAGTTCTTGAGCATGTCGTTCGAGGAATGGTCGAAGGTGATCGACGTCAACCTCAACGGCGTGTTCAACACCATCCAGTCCGTGCTGCCCGACATGGTCGAGGCGGGCTGGGGGCGCATCATCAACATCTCGTCGTCCAGCACGCATTCCGGTCAACCTTTCATGGCCCACTACGTGGCGGCGAAGTCCGCGGTCAACGGGCTGACCAAGTCGCTGGCCCTCGAGTACGGGCCGAGCGGGATCACCGTCAATGCCGTGCCGCCGGGATTCGTGGACACCCCGATGCTGCGCAGTGCCGAGAGCCGGCATCTACTCGGCGGAACGGTGGAGGACCACATCGCCCGCACCCCGGTTCGACGAGTGGGCAGGCCCGAAGATATCGCCGCCGCGTGCGCGTTCTTCGCTTCCGAGGAAGCGGGCTACATCACCGGACAGATTCTCGGCGTGAACGGCGGCCGTAATACCTGA
- a CDS encoding cutinase family protein: MNFLNLINGRIRRLAGAGAAAALMATGVLVSGHAPTANADCPDVELVFARGTSEPPGVGGIGSGFVDALRGQLGGRSMAVYPVNYPASSDFGSPDFPATFIDGIRDASSHIESMAASCPKTKEVLGGFSQGAAVAGFVTSSAVPKGVPAASVPAPMPSDIANHVAAVTLFGTPSNEFLEHYGAPDIAIGPLYQPKTLKLCAPGDPICGGGSDGAAHASYVVNGMAGQAASFVASHL; this comes from the coding sequence ATGAATTTCTTGAACTTGATCAATGGCCGGATTCGCAGGCTCGCGGGGGCCGGCGCGGCGGCCGCGCTGATGGCGACGGGCGTACTGGTCAGCGGCCACGCCCCGACGGCCAACGCCGACTGTCCTGACGTCGAATTGGTCTTTGCGCGCGGCACGAGCGAGCCGCCCGGTGTCGGCGGCATCGGCTCCGGCTTCGTCGACGCGCTGCGCGGGCAGCTCGGTGGCCGCAGCATGGCGGTGTACCCGGTGAATTACCCCGCCAGCAGCGACTTCGGCAGCCCCGACTTCCCGGCAACGTTCATCGACGGCATTCGTGACGCCAGCTCGCACATCGAATCGATGGCGGCCAGCTGCCCGAAGACCAAGGAAGTGCTCGGCGGCTTCTCGCAAGGTGCGGCCGTGGCCGGCTTTGTCACCTCGTCGGCCGTGCCGAAGGGCGTACCCGCGGCTTCGGTCCCGGCGCCGATGCCGTCCGACATCGCCAACCACGTCGCCGCCGTCACGCTCTTCGGCACGCCGTCGAATGAGTTTCTCGAACACTACGGCGCGCCGGACATCGCAATCGGCCCGCTGTACCAGCCCAAGACGCTGAAACTGTGCGCCCCCGGCGATCCCATCTGCGGCGGTGGCAGCGACGGCGCGGCACACGCGTCGTATGTGGTGAACGGGATGGCGGGCCAAGCCGCGAGCTTCGTGGCCAGCCACCTGTAG
- a CDS encoding rhomboid-like protein → MLRIENRRTAWSSRVLSVAAWLPVTIGYAAMLLGVSLLFRALGPHVHDVAVREMSTNLHNLAHGQIVTLVGSAFVSDGGHVLLWLPGLVCLLALGELIWRSKGLIIAFALGHIGATLVVAVWLTTALTAGWLPMSLARATDVGMSYGAVCVLGALTASIPSRWRPMWIGWWMGNAVAAALSADFTAVGHVVALLLGITVSFRLRSIVRWTVVHSALLVVGSAFGYMVLCGPAGPAPTAGVAGALIALVAAWILRSRDGAPRAVAGQPGFVPQPAQS, encoded by the coding sequence GTGCTTCGCATTGAGAACCGCCGGACCGCGTGGAGCTCGCGGGTGCTGTCGGTAGCGGCGTGGTTGCCGGTCACCATCGGGTACGCCGCCATGCTGCTTGGGGTGTCTTTGCTGTTCAGGGCGCTCGGTCCGCATGTGCACGACGTCGCGGTGCGGGAGATGAGCACCAATTTGCACAATCTGGCGCACGGCCAAATCGTCACGTTGGTCGGCAGCGCGTTCGTCAGCGACGGCGGCCATGTACTGCTATGGCTGCCGGGCCTGGTGTGCCTGCTGGCTTTGGGCGAACTGATCTGGCGCAGTAAGGGTTTGATCATCGCATTCGCACTCGGTCATATCGGCGCCACGTTGGTCGTAGCCGTCTGGCTCACCACGGCGCTGACCGCAGGCTGGCTGCCGATGTCCTTGGCGCGCGCCACTGATGTGGGGATGAGCTACGGTGCCGTGTGCGTCCTGGGCGCGCTCACGGCGTCGATACCGTCGCGCTGGCGGCCGATGTGGATCGGATGGTGGATGGGCAACGCCGTCGCCGCGGCGTTGAGCGCAGACTTCACCGCGGTTGGTCACGTTGTTGCGCTCTTGCTGGGTATCACTGTGTCCTTCCGACTGCGCTCCATCGTCCGCTGGACCGTCGTGCACTCCGCGTTGCTCGTCGTCGGCTCCGCGTTCGGGTACATGGTGCTGTGTGGACCGGCCGGGCCGGCACCGACCGCCGGCGTGGCGGGTGCCCTGATCGCGCTCGTCGCCGCCTGGATATTGCGGTCGCGCGACGGCGCACCGCGCGCAGTGGCCGGCCAGCCGGGATTTGTGCCGCAGCCGGCACAGTCGTAG
- a CDS encoding ATP-dependent DNA ligase: protein MDLPVMPPVSPMLAKPVKAIPPEASYEPKWDGFRSICFRDGEQVELGSRNERPMTRYFPELIAAARAELPPRCVIDGEIVIATDHGLDFEALQQRIHPADSRVRMLAEQTPAAFIAFDLLALGDDDFTARPFSERRAALVDAVPVSAAGSAAAFHVTPATTDLETARLWFDEFEGAGLDGVIAKPLTVTYQPDKRVMFKIKHERTADCVVAGYRVHKSGGDAIGSLLLGLYDDGALASVGVIGAFPMAERRRLFAELQPLVTTFDDHPWSWAAHEAGERTPRKNETSRWNAGKDLSFVPLRPERVVEVRYDHMEGRRFRHTAQFGRWRTDRDPRSCTYEQLEQPITFSLGDIVPGLG from the coding sequence ATGGACTTGCCCGTCATGCCGCCGGTTTCGCCGATGCTGGCCAAGCCGGTCAAAGCGATACCGCCGGAAGCCTCCTATGAGCCAAAATGGGACGGCTTCCGGTCCATCTGCTTCCGGGACGGCGAACAGGTCGAATTGGGCAGCCGCAACGAGCGCCCGATGACCCGCTACTTCCCCGAACTGATCGCCGCGGCCCGGGCCGAACTGCCGCCGCGCTGCGTGATCGACGGTGAGATCGTCATCGCCACCGACCACGGCCTGGACTTCGAGGCGTTGCAACAGCGCATTCACCCGGCCGATTCGCGAGTGCGGATGCTCGCCGAGCAGACCCCGGCGGCATTCATCGCATTCGATCTGCTGGCCCTTGGCGACGACGATTTCACCGCGCGCCCGTTCAGTGAACGGCGCGCCGCCCTGGTCGACGCAGTGCCTGTTTCCGCGGCCGGGTCGGCCGCGGCGTTCCATGTCACGCCGGCGACCACCGATCTCGAGACGGCGCGGCTCTGGTTCGACGAGTTCGAGGGAGCCGGTCTCGACGGCGTCATCGCCAAACCACTGACCGTCACCTACCAGCCGGACAAGCGCGTCATGTTCAAGATCAAGCACGAGCGGACTGCCGACTGTGTGGTCGCCGGGTATCGGGTGCACAAGTCCGGCGGGGACGCGATCGGGTCGCTGCTGCTCGGGCTCTATGATGATGGAGCGCTGGCGTCGGTCGGCGTCATCGGCGCGTTTCCGATGGCCGAGCGGCGGCGCCTCTTTGCCGAATTACAGCCGCTGGTAACCACTTTCGACGACCATCCGTGGAGCTGGGCCGCGCACGAGGCCGGCGAGCGCACCCCCCGAAAGAACGAAACGTCGCGGTGGAACGCCGGCAAGGATTTGTCCTTCGTCCCGCTGCGGCCCGAGCGAGTGGTCGAGGTCCGCTACGACCACATGGAAGGTCGGCGGTTTCGACACACCGCTCAGTTCGGCCGGTGGCGTACCGATCGCGACCCCCGCTCGTGCACCTACGAACAACTCGAGCAGCCGATCACTTTCAGCCTCGGCGACATCGTCCCCGGCCTCGGCTGA
- a CDS encoding cytochrome P450, with the protein MTVTNDTEAYYDPYDVGINTDPYPTYARLREEAPLYYNEQYDFWALSRHSDVEHGLANWQTFSSRRSDILELVQSKFDMPRGVMMFQDPPEHTMLRGLMSRVFTPRRMAEIEDQIRRYCVRCLEPLVGSSGFDIIAELASMMPMRVIGMLLGIPESEQVSVRDANDANLRTKPGAPLRVADADSIADGRIYADYVEWRSKNPSDDLMTTLLNVEFDDEDGVHRKLTRKEVLHYTQVVAGAGNETTGRLIGWLAKVLAENPDQRREIHRDRSLLNRTVDETLRFEPTGPHVARWMAKDFECYGKTVPAGSAMLLLFGAANRDPRRYTDPDSFNIHRDNIAHITFGKGVHYCLGANLARLEGRVALDEILNRWPEWDIDYDTAQLASTSTVRGWERLRVVLP; encoded by the coding sequence ATGACTGTCACCAACGACACCGAGGCCTACTACGATCCCTACGACGTCGGCATCAACACCGACCCGTACCCGACGTACGCGCGACTGCGCGAAGAGGCCCCGCTTTATTACAACGAACAATACGACTTCTGGGCGCTATCAAGGCATTCCGACGTTGAGCATGGACTGGCCAACTGGCAGACGTTCTCCAGCCGTCGCAGCGACATCCTCGAACTGGTGCAGTCGAAGTTCGACATGCCCCGCGGCGTGATGATGTTCCAGGACCCGCCCGAGCATACGATGCTGCGCGGGCTGATGTCGCGGGTGTTCACGCCGCGCCGGATGGCCGAAATCGAAGACCAGATCCGGCGCTACTGCGTGCGCTGCCTGGAACCGCTCGTCGGGTCGTCGGGATTCGACATCATTGCCGAGCTTGCGTCAATGATGCCCATGCGAGTGATCGGGATGTTGTTGGGAATTCCTGAGTCCGAACAGGTTTCGGTTCGCGACGCCAACGACGCCAATTTGCGCACCAAGCCGGGTGCGCCGCTCAGGGTCGCTGACGCCGATTCCATCGCCGATGGCCGCATCTACGCCGACTATGTCGAATGGCGATCGAAGAACCCGTCCGACGACCTAATGACCACGCTGCTCAACGTCGAGTTCGACGACGAAGACGGAGTGCATCGAAAGCTGACCCGCAAGGAGGTCCTGCACTACACCCAGGTGGTGGCCGGTGCGGGCAACGAGACCACGGGACGGCTGATTGGCTGGCTGGCCAAGGTGCTCGCCGAAAACCCGGACCAGCGCCGGGAAATCCACCGGGACCGCTCACTGCTGAACCGCACCGTCGACGAGACATTACGCTTCGAACCCACGGGGCCGCACGTAGCACGTTGGATGGCAAAGGATTTCGAGTGCTACGGGAAGACGGTTCCGGCGGGCAGCGCGATGTTGCTGCTGTTCGGCGCCGCCAACCGTGACCCCCGCCGCTACACCGATCCGGACAGCTTCAACATTCATCGCGACAACATCGCGCACATCACCTTCGGAAAAGGTGTGCACTACTGCCTGGGCGCGAACCTGGCGCGACTGGAGGGTCGTGTTGCGCTCGACGAGATCCTCAACCGCTGGCCGGAATGGGATATCGATTACGACACCGCACAACTCGCCTCGACCTCGACGGTGCGCGGCTGGGAGCGACTACGGGTCGTGCTGCCGTAG
- a CDS encoding DUF732 domain-containing protein, translating into MNVAAGVKKPMAIGILAAIALIVSAPPIAHATTADFLRQVRAAGIGTNAPDGALIEDAQEVCAMLDYQEAAYQYLNQHSGLDRNQSALFITASVMNFCPQYAPRMGLPSS; encoded by the coding sequence ATGAACGTTGCTGCGGGCGTGAAGAAGCCCATGGCCATAGGAATCCTGGCGGCTATCGCGCTTATCGTGAGCGCACCGCCGATCGCACATGCAACTACGGCCGACTTCCTCCGCCAGGTGCGCGCGGCCGGGATCGGAACCAACGCACCGGATGGCGCGCTGATCGAGGACGCCCAGGAAGTCTGCGCCATGCTCGACTACCAAGAGGCGGCCTACCAATACCTCAATCAGCACTCGGGGCTCGACCGCAATCAGTCCGCGCTGTTCATCACCGCTTCGGTCATGAACTTCTGCCCGCAGTACGCCCCCAGAATGGGGCTGCCGAGCAGCTAA
- the ligD gene encoding non-homologous end-joining DNA ligase, giving the protein MAAASEELDVDGVAVRLSNPDKVYFPKLGSNGTKRRLVEYYRAVAGGPMLDALRNRPTHLQRFPDGIDGEEIYQKRIPQHHPDYLETCRITFPSGRTADALMVTHPAAIVWAAQMGTITLHPWQVRCPDAEHPDELRIDLDPQPGVGFEQARSVAVEVLRPLLDELGLVGYPKTSGGRGIHVFLRIATDWDFIAVRRAGIALAREVERRAPDAVTTSWWKEERGERIFIDFNQNARDRTMASPYSVRPTPIATVSMPLSWGELAGAEPDDYTMATVPGLLQGRDDPWAGMDGAAQSLTPLLEMVEADEERGLGDMPYPPNYPKMPGEPKRVQPSRDTDLTRKNKPN; this is encoded by the coding sequence ATGGCTGCGGCATCCGAAGAGCTCGACGTCGACGGCGTCGCGGTGCGTCTCTCCAACCCGGACAAGGTGTACTTCCCGAAGCTCGGGTCGAACGGCACCAAGCGGCGGCTCGTCGAGTACTACCGTGCCGTGGCAGGCGGCCCGATGCTGGACGCCCTGCGCAACCGGCCCACGCATCTGCAGCGCTTTCCGGACGGCATCGACGGCGAGGAGATCTATCAGAAGCGGATACCGCAGCATCATCCCGACTATTTGGAGACCTGCCGGATCACTTTTCCGTCAGGGCGGACCGCCGACGCGCTGATGGTGACGCATCCCGCCGCGATCGTGTGGGCGGCGCAGATGGGCACGATTACGCTACATCCCTGGCAGGTGCGCTGCCCCGATGCCGAGCACCCCGACGAGCTGCGCATCGATCTTGATCCCCAGCCTGGTGTCGGGTTCGAGCAGGCGCGTTCGGTGGCGGTGGAAGTGCTGCGTCCATTGCTCGATGAGCTTGGGCTCGTCGGGTATCCCAAGACCTCCGGTGGCCGCGGGATCCACGTGTTTCTCCGGATCGCCACCGATTGGGATTTCATCGCGGTGCGCCGGGCGGGTATTGCGTTGGCGCGTGAGGTCGAACGCCGCGCGCCGGACGCGGTGACCACGTCGTGGTGGAAGGAGGAACGCGGCGAGCGCATTTTCATCGACTTCAACCAAAACGCCCGGGACCGCACGATGGCCTCGCCCTATTCGGTGCGGCCGACGCCGATCGCGACCGTGTCGATGCCGTTGAGCTGGGGCGAGTTAGCCGGCGCGGAGCCAGACGATTACACGATGGCGACGGTGCCGGGACTGTTGCAGGGCCGTGACGACCCGTGGGCCGGCATGGATGGGGCCGCCCAATCGCTGACCCCGTTACTGGAAATGGTCGAGGCGGACGAGGAGCGCGGCCTGGGCGATATGCCCTATCCGCCGAATTACCCCAAAATGCCGGGCGAACCGAAACGAGTGCAGCCGAGTCGGGATACGGACCTGACCAGGAAAAACAAGCCGAATTGA
- a CDS encoding cytochrome P450, translating into MTTVSIQPPAEPDDAAESQTLLLRFLDPANRADPYRLCAQFRDRGPILLPEAHLAVFSAYRDCDDALRHPASSSDRMKSARAQEQVEAQIRELTAAGAPPPAQPPPGFLFLDPPDHTRLRRLVSKAFAPKVVSALRPDISVLVRGLLDAIAEKGSFDVIEDFAYPLPVAVICRLLGVPLEDEPQFSHASGLLAQSLDPFVTFTGSASDGLQERLDAGTWLREYLHRLIDRRRSRPGEDLMSGLIAVKESGDQLTEEEIVSTCLLLLVAGHETTVNLIGNAVLAMLREPAQWAALRADANRVSAVIEETLRYDPPVQMVGRIALEDMKIGQIEVPAGDVMMLLLAAAHRDPAEFDRPDTFDPDRGALRHLGFGRGLHYCLGAPLARMEAGIALSEAAARFPDARLVSEPRYKANVTLRGLSELTVAV; encoded by the coding sequence ATGACGACTGTGTCGATTCAGCCGCCCGCCGAACCCGACGACGCGGCCGAATCGCAAACGTTGCTATTGCGGTTCCTCGACCCGGCCAACCGGGCGGACCCATATCGGCTGTGCGCACAGTTTCGCGACCGGGGACCGATCCTGCTGCCCGAGGCGCACCTCGCCGTCTTCTCGGCCTACCGGGACTGCGACGACGCGCTGCGGCACCCGGCGTCGAGCAGCGACCGGATGAAGTCCGCGCGCGCTCAGGAGCAGGTCGAAGCTCAGATCCGGGAACTCACGGCAGCGGGTGCGCCGCCGCCCGCGCAGCCCCCGCCTGGATTTCTGTTCCTCGATCCCCCCGACCACACGCGGTTGCGCAGGCTGGTCAGCAAGGCGTTCGCGCCGAAGGTGGTCAGTGCGCTGCGGCCCGATATCAGCGTCCTGGTGCGCGGATTGCTCGACGCGATCGCCGAGAAGGGCAGCTTCGACGTCATCGAAGATTTCGCGTACCCGCTGCCGGTGGCGGTCATCTGCCGGCTACTCGGTGTGCCGCTGGAAGACGAGCCCCAATTCAGCCACGCCTCGGGACTGCTGGCGCAATCGCTGGATCCGTTCGTCACGTTCACCGGTTCGGCTTCGGACGGTTTGCAGGAGCGCCTCGACGCCGGAACGTGGTTGCGGGAGTACCTGCACCGCCTGATCGACCGGCGTCGCTCGCGGCCCGGCGAGGATTTGATGTCGGGTCTGATCGCGGTAAAGGAGTCCGGTGATCAGTTGACCGAGGAGGAAATCGTCTCGACCTGCCTGCTGCTGCTGGTCGCCGGTCACGAAACCACGGTCAACCTGATCGGGAACGCGGTGTTGGCCATGCTACGAGAGCCGGCGCAATGGGCGGCGCTGCGCGCCGACGCGAACCGCGTCTCGGCGGTCATCGAGGAGACCCTGCGGTACGACCCGCCCGTTCAGATGGTTGGCCGAATTGCCCTCGAAGACATGAAGATCGGGCAAATCGAGGTGCCCGCGGGTGACGTGATGATGTTGTTGCTGGCCGCGGCGCACCGGGATCCGGCCGAATTCGACCGGCCCGATACGTTCGATCCCGATCGGGGAGCACTGCGGCACTTGGGTTTCGGGCGCGGGTTGCATTACTGCCTGGGCGCGCCGCTGGCGCGGATGGAAGCCGGCATTGCCCTGTCGGAGGCGGCAGCTCGTTTCCCGGACGCGCGGCTGGTCAGCGAGCCGCGGTACAAAGCGAACGTCACGCTGCGGGGGTTATCCGAGCTGACGGTCGCGGTGTGA